In a single window of the Arachis hypogaea cultivar Tifrunner chromosome 6, arahy.Tifrunner.gnm2.J5K5, whole genome shotgun sequence genome:
- the LOC112756211 gene encoding uncharacterized protein, whose protein sequence is MLKLCWIVVLALKLFFQGNCNYDFALCVQNWKLLFGSSLSLHVEYHVFGSIWNLQVDFEILKDLFLDGLTRILDLCLNSSIEGPKHNWSCDLQLDFLWVLNLQPKHHFGVLKDLSIIGTGF, encoded by the exons ATGTTGAAACTCTGTTGGATTGTTGTGCTGGCCTTAAAACTCTTCTTCCAG GGAAATTGCAACTATGATTTTGCTTTGTGTGTGCAAAACTGGAAACTTCTTTTCGGTTCATCTTTGTCACTCCATGTTGAGTACCATGTGTTTGGCAGCATCTGGAATTTGCAAGTCGACTTTGAAATATTGAAGGACCTCTTCTTGGATGGTTTAACTAggatttt GGATTTGTGTTTGAACTCGAGTATTGAAGGACCCAAGCATAACTG GAGCTGTGATTTGCAATTGGACTTTCTATGGGTTTTAAACCTTCAACCTAAACATCACTTTGGAGTACTGAAAGATTTAAGTATAATTGGGACTGGTTTTTaa